A genome region from Magnolia sinica isolate HGM2019 chromosome 8, MsV1, whole genome shotgun sequence includes the following:
- the LOC131253470 gene encoding uncharacterized protein LOC131253470, translated as MEPKSISVQNLLVRILVFGFFILLLRFVYVFTVQCDGQSNFCFFSGPGSISILGAGGIDGAHYARSDGPPLSSPPSPKSRPLWRTGEWRRIVDFYSAVFHDLIADGYLSPASRALCVDTRDGPEVYAMRDIGISDSIGIHKKASLPLVVSGDSAHHPFDENTFDFIFTAGGADRAARPGEFADEVRRMLRPEGYLVVHTSSAKDLYSLNSFQELFNCCRLVRSREIDGPDSTPAVREIVMKKDTYIHSHGGLNPAGDSVNKCPVPAHRRELVWNAEPLIAEEPLKPWITLKRNIKNIKYLPSMADINFKRRYVYVDVGARSYGSSIGSWFKKQYPKQNRTFEMYAIEADRAFHDEYKAKKGIELLPYAAWVRNETLSFEINRDPGKKSGAMGRGMGRIQPVGGGSSAVSGGDVDRIQGFDFASWLKSAVSEKDFVVMKMDIEGTEFDLIPRLFETGAICLIDELFLECHYNRWQRCCPGERSSKYQKTYNQCLELFSSMRESGVLVHQWW; from the coding sequence ATGGAGCCAAAATCAATCTCTGTACAGAACCTCCTCGTCCGGATTCTCGTCTTCGGCTTCTTCATCCTCCTCCTCCGCTTCGTCTACGTCTTCACCGTCCAATGCGACGGACAGAGCAACTTCTGCTTCTTCTCCGGCCCCGGGAGCATAAGCATCCTCGGGGCCGGCGGAATCGATGGGGCCCACTACGCACGATCGGACGGGCCTCCGTTGTCGTCCCCACCGAGCCCCAAGAGTCGGCCCCTGTGGAGGACTGGCGAGTGGCGTAGGATCGTTGATTTCTACTCTGCCGTATTCCACGATCTGATCGCCGACGGCTACCTCTCGCCAGCGTCGAGGGCGCTCTGCGTCGATACTCGGGACGGGCCTGAGGTCTATGCGATGAGGGATATCGGCATCTCCGACTCGATCGGAATTCACAAGAAGGCGTCGCTGCCGCTGGTTGTCTCCGGAGACTCTGCCCACCACCCTTTTGATGAAAATACCTTTGATTTTATATTCACTGCCGGGGGCGCCGACCGGGCGGCCCGCCCGGGGGAATTCGCTGATGAGGTTAGACGGATGCTGAGGCCCGAAGGGTACTTGGTCGTCCATACGTCTTCTGCAAAAGACCTGTATAGTCTGAATTCTTTCCAGGAATTGTTCAATTGCTGTAGATTGGTCCGGTCCCGTGAGATTGACGGCCCTGATTCGACGCCGGCTGTCCGTGAGATCGTGATGAAGAAAGACACCTACATTCATAGCCATGGGGGATTAAACCCAGCTGGCGATTCCGTGAATAAGTGCCCGGTACCGGCGCACAGGCGGGAGCTCGTGTGGAATGCCGAGCCGTTGATTGCAGAGGAGCCCTTGAAGCCGTGGATTACACTGAAGCGGAATATAAAGAACATCAAATATCTGCCGTCGATGGCAGATATAAACTTCAAGCGGAGGTATGTGTATGTTGATGTCGGGGCCCGCAGCTATGGATCGAGCATTGGGAGCTGGTTCAAGAAGCAGTACCCAAAGCAGAATCGGACGTTCGAGATGTATGCGATTGAGGCTGATCGGGCCTTCCATGATGAGTACAAGGCAAAGAAAGGGATTGAGCTATTGCCGTACGCCGCGTGGGTCCGGAATGAGACCCTGTCCTTTGAAATTAACCGGGACCCAGGTAAGAAAAGTGGGGCCATGGGAAGGGGAATGGGCCGGATCCAGCCTGTCGGTGGTGGGTCATCGGCGGTTTCGGGTGGTGATGTGGATAGGATCCAAGGGTTTGATTTCGCGAGCTGGTTGAAGAGTGCGGTGTCGGAGAAGGATTTCGTGGTGATGAAGATGGATATTGAAGGAACGGAGTTTGATTTGATCCCGAGGCTGTTTGAGACGGGCGCAATCTGTTTGATTGATGAGCTCTTCCTTGAATGCCACTACAATCGGTGGCAGAGATGCTGCCCAGGTGAGCGGAGTTCAAAATATCAGAAGACGTACAATCAGTGCTTGGAGCTCTTTTCCTcaatgagagagagtggggtcCTCGTCCATCAATGGTGGTGA